A region from the Pseudomonas sp. KU26590 genome encodes:
- a CDS encoding ABC transporter substrate-binding protein, translating into MKSTFKLATLRSAIALAVFSVAVGVSAKPLVVCTEASPEGFDPALYTTAVTADASAETIYNRLVDFKPGTTEIVPALADTWEISDDGLTYTFHLRKGVKFHTTEYFKPTRDMNADDVVWSFQRQLDPNHPWHKQSEVGYPYFESMGFKELLKSVEKVDDSTVKFTLTRRESPFLADVAMAFASVYSAEYADQLLKANKTGNLNSQPIGTGPFIFQRYAKDAQVRFKANPDYFRGKPPADTLIFAIATDNNVRLQKLKANECQVALYPKPDDIPNIKKDPNLKVDELNSMTTAYIAMNTTHKYMSDVRVRKAIELAFDKEAYVKALFGKDNATVAVNPYPDTLLGYNKDLKNPAHDLDKARALLKEAGVPEGAVLTLFTRNGGGPTNPNPAMGAQMMQSDLAKVGIKLDIRVMEWGEMLKRAKNGEHDMVSAGWSGDNGDPDNFLTPLLSCEAAKNGENYARWCNQKFQTLIDQAREKTDPAERASLYEQAQVIFNQDLPWISMAHTKVFTAMRNNVEGYHISPLTTNNFATTQVK; encoded by the coding sequence TTGAAATCGACATTCAAACTCGCAACATTGCGCAGCGCGATCGCACTGGCGGTATTCAGCGTCGCGGTCGGCGTATCGGCCAAGCCTCTGGTGGTCTGCACCGAAGCCAGCCCGGAAGGCTTCGACCCGGCGCTCTACACCACCGCCGTGACCGCCGATGCGTCGGCGGAAACCATTTACAACCGTCTGGTGGATTTCAAGCCAGGCACCACGGAAATCGTTCCGGCATTGGCCGACACGTGGGAGATCAGCGATGACGGCCTGACCTACACGTTCCACCTGCGCAAGGGCGTCAAGTTTCACACCACCGAATACTTCAAACCGACCCGCGACATGAACGCCGATGACGTGGTCTGGAGCTTCCAGCGTCAACTGGACCCCAACCACCCTTGGCACAAACAGTCGGAGGTCGGTTACCCGTACTTCGAGAGCATGGGTTTCAAAGAGCTGCTGAAGAGCGTCGAGAAAGTGGACGACAGCACCGTCAAGTTCACCCTGACCCGCCGCGAATCACCGTTCCTGGCTGACGTCGCCATGGCCTTTGCCTCGGTGTACTCGGCGGAATACGCCGATCAGTTACTCAAGGCCAACAAGACCGGCAACCTCAACAGCCAGCCCATCGGCACCGGTCCGTTTATTTTCCAGCGTTATGCCAAGGACGCTCAGGTTCGCTTCAAGGCCAACCCGGATTATTTCCGTGGCAAGCCGCCGGCTGACACCCTGATCTTCGCCATTGCCACCGACAACAACGTGCGCCTGCAGAAGCTCAAGGCCAACGAGTGTCAGGTTGCGTTGTACCCCAAGCCGGACGACATTCCGAACATCAAGAAAGACCCGAACCTCAAGGTCGATGAGCTGAACTCGATGACCACCGCGTACATCGCCATGAACACCACGCACAAGTACATGAGCGACGTGCGCGTACGTAAAGCCATCGAGCTTGCGTTTGATAAAGAGGCCTATGTCAAAGCGCTGTTTGGCAAGGACAATGCTACCGTCGCCGTGAACCCGTACCCGGACACGCTGCTGGGTTACAACAAAGACCTGAAAAACCCTGCCCACGATCTGGACAAGGCCCGCGCGCTGCTCAAGGAAGCCGGCGTTCCGGAAGGTGCCGTGCTGACCCTGTTCACCCGTAACGGTGGCGGTCCGACCAACCCTAATCCGGCCATGGGCGCACAAATGATGCAGTCTGACCTGGCCAAAGTCGGCATTAAGTTAGATATACGCGTCATGGAATGGGGCGAAATGCTCAAACGCGCCAAAAACGGCGAACACGACATGGTGTCGGCCGGCTGGTCAGGTGACAATGGCGACCCTGATAACTTCCTGACTCCACTGCTCAGCTGCGAGGCCGCCAAAAACGGCGAAAACTACGCGCGCTGGTGTAATCAGAAGTTCCAGACGTTGATCGATCAGGCACGGGAAAAAACCGACCCGGCCGAACGCGCTTCGCTCTACGAGCAGGCTCAAGTGATCTTCAACCAGGACCTGCCATGGATCAGCATGGCCCACACCAAGGTGTTCACTGCCATGCGCAACAACGTAGAGGGCTACCACATCAGCCCTCTCACCACTAACAACTTCGCTACCACCCAAGTGAAGTAG